A single genomic interval of Amycolatopsis sp. CA-230715 harbors:
- a CDS encoding GNAT family N-acetyltransferase — translation MSDYPQWTISRASAHECPEVLALLLGRAEWLKRRGSDQWSNFADSQERLASIISAGRTWLLREDSSGTAVGTITFVDADSDFWTPSEQAVPALYLAKLATDPTGSGRGLGRLLLHFALYRAWSDSSIREVRFDAWKTATGLHEYYRREGWTHLRTVDVPGRRSGALFSRPVDHSLAGMPNLDSVGFGQPTAFVGNPPRPDIVVEKSPREIAAEIERDG, via the coding sequence ATGAGCGACTATCCGCAGTGGACCATTTCCCGCGCTTCCGCGCACGAGTGCCCGGAAGTTCTCGCCCTGCTCCTGGGGCGTGCCGAATGGCTGAAGCGTCGAGGAAGCGACCAGTGGTCGAACTTCGCGGACTCGCAGGAGCGGCTGGCGTCGATCATTTCCGCAGGGCGAACGTGGCTCTTGCGAGAGGATTCCTCGGGTACTGCCGTCGGCACGATCACGTTCGTCGACGCGGACAGCGACTTCTGGACGCCGTCGGAGCAGGCGGTCCCCGCTCTGTACTTGGCGAAGCTCGCGACCGACCCGACCGGATCGGGCCGCGGCTTAGGTCGCTTGTTGCTGCACTTCGCGCTCTACCGGGCGTGGTCCGACAGCTCGATTCGCGAAGTGCGCTTCGACGCATGGAAGACCGCGACGGGCTTGCACGAGTACTACCGCCGTGAAGGCTGGACCCACTTACGCACAGTCGACGTCCCCGGCCGCCGCTCCGGCGCGCTCTTCTCCCGGCCCGTCGACCACTCGCTCGCAGGTATGCCCAACCTCGACAGCGTCGGTTTTGGACAGCCGACAGCGTTCGTCGGGAACCCTCCGCGACCCGACATCGTGGTCGAGAAGAGCCCCCGTGAGATCGCTGCCGAGATCGAACGGGACGGATAG
- a CDS encoding GntR family transcriptional regulator, whose product MTSTQASQAAYVRIAAEWAERIDSGELQHGDPLPTRDELAAQYGVSKTVIRDALGLLHQDGYLTSNTRRGTSVFRLKRYELPMYVLEADDRGRDAFNDAVEAQGGRPYQHIRVETLVPSPEIRAGLQLDDGGLALARRRMRTIDGTPYCITDSFFPYALVQGTEIADPTDITRGGRHVLRELGAEMVRHRDTIRSRRPHAREIADLSISGGLPVIRHDRISYDSSGRPVRLMASAFPSDRWELTYEVEK is encoded by the coding sequence ATGACTTCGACCCAGGCGAGCCAGGCCGCATACGTCCGCATAGCCGCGGAATGGGCCGAGCGGATCGACTCGGGCGAGCTTCAGCACGGGGACCCTCTGCCCACCCGCGACGAGCTAGCAGCCCAGTACGGCGTGTCGAAGACCGTGATCCGTGATGCTCTCGGGCTGCTACACCAGGACGGCTACCTCACCTCGAACACCCGGCGCGGAACCAGCGTGTTCCGCCTGAAGCGGTACGAGCTGCCCATGTACGTGCTGGAGGCTGACGACCGCGGACGCGATGCTTTCAACGACGCGGTAGAAGCCCAGGGCGGGCGTCCGTACCAGCACATTCGCGTGGAAACGCTGGTGCCGAGCCCCGAAATCCGCGCTGGACTCCAGCTCGACGACGGCGGCCTGGCGCTAGCCCGACGTCGCATGAGGACGATCGACGGCACGCCGTACTGCATCACCGATTCCTTTTTCCCCTACGCGCTCGTTCAAGGAACCGAGATCGCCGACCCGACCGACATCACGCGAGGCGGTCGGCACGTTCTCCGCGAGCTGGGTGCCGAGATGGTTCGACACCGGGACACCATCCGGTCACGACGTCCTCACGCTCGGGAAATCGCCGATCTGTCGATCTCGGGCGGCCTGCCGGTGATCCGACACGACCGGATCAGCTACGACTCCTCCGGCCGGCCAGTTCGGTTGATGGCGAGCGCGTTCCCCTCGGACCGCTGGGAACTCACGTACGAGGTGGAGAAATGA